In Eublepharis macularius isolate TG4126 chromosome 4, MPM_Emac_v1.0, whole genome shotgun sequence, the following are encoded in one genomic region:
- the LOC129329385 gene encoding zinc finger protein 345-like: protein MLPRRGEMLISQYNEKGPTAVNHHTAERHLGNTVAKKMDNTVPCAEASQNLAKITVRKRIRKSPCPRTCNECGKTFAQASNLLAHKRIHTGEKPYKCSHCGKSFTERSNRNRHQRTHSGEKPYPCADCGKSFSFRSDLIRHGITHTGERPYKCSDCGKSFSHASTLIRHENIHTGEKPYSCTDCGKSFTQSSSLLAHKRLHTGETPFICPVCGESFNWKSHLVTHKRTHTGERPYKCTKCGKSFIEKSKLNRHQRTHKEKEIYECSECGRIFSIRSNLIRHEAAHRGEKSYMCFSCGKSFNQSSKLMRHERIHTGEKPYSCTDCGKSFSQTSELLRHERIHTGEKPYKCSICGKCFNRRSHLNTHKVTHIGGQPYKRPDGEASCHPSSLCITRMYPPEQILTREQPYKCLDSGELYSPGSLLIASLNPRGQTHTGDQLYKWSNNETSYSHCSFLIANMNPQDRIITRDPSYKCSGCKDSHNHSPLLIPSVDAQEDILERCQSYQCLSGNGSYGDTSVVITAGSSFQEEKVFKCSECGKSFKWRSHFIRHKRIHTGEKPYHCAECGKSFNRRSHLVRHGRTHVGLKQYLHAGEEASVEDLLHASESRQESDHMNTPSKGGVPVVAHTVLHTREFVQETDLVTVQ, encoded by the coding sequence ATGTTGCCGAGAAGAGGGGAAATGTTGATTTCTCAGTATAATGAGAAAGGACCAACTGCTGTGAATCATCACACAGCAGAGAGGCATTTGGGAAATACTGTAGCAAAGAAAATGGATAATACCGTTCCTTGTGCAGAAGCTTCCCAGAATCTTGCCAAAATCACAGTCCGCAAGCGAATCCGCAAATCTCCGTGTCCGAGGACATGCAATGAGTGTGGGAAAACCTTTGCCCAGGCTTCAAACCTTTTGGCAcataaaagaatccacacaggtgagaagccatataaatgttcacattgtgggaaaagcttcacagAAAGGTCCAACCGCAACAGGCATCAGAGAACCCATTCAGGAGAGAAACCGTATCCGTGTGcggactgtgggaaaagcttcagttttAGATCAGACCTCATTAGGCATGGGATTACCCATACAGGAGAGAGACCATACAAATGTTcagactgtgggaaaagcttcagccatGCCTCAACTCTAATCAGGCATGAGAAtatccatacaggagagaaaccttattCCTGTAcagactgtgggaaaagcttcacccAGAGTTCATCTCTTTTAGCGCACAAAAGGCTGCACACAGGGGAGACACCATTCATATGCCCTGTGTGCGGAGAGAGTTTCAACTGGAAATCACACCTTGTGACACACAAgagaacccacacaggggagaggcCATACAAATGCACCAAGTGCGGGAAAAGTTTCATTGAAAAGTCTAAACTGAACAGACACCAGAGGACCCATAAGGAAAAAGAAATTTAcgaatgctcagaatgtgggcGAATATTTAGCATTAGATCCAACCTCATTCGGCATGAAGCAGCCCACAGAGGAGAGAAATCATACATGTGCTTCagctgtggaaaaagcttcaaccAGTCCTCTAAGCTAATGAGGCACGAAAGGATTCACACCGGGGAGAAACCCTACTCCTGTACAgattgtgggaagagcttcagccaGACCTCAGAACTGCTCAGGCATGAGAGAATCCATACTGgtgagaaaccttataaatgctccATTTGTGGGAAGTGCTTCAATCGGAGATCACACCTCAATACACACAAAGTAACCCATATTGGAGGCCAGCCGTACAAACGGCCAGATGGCGAAGCAAGTTGTCATCCTAGTTCACTCTGTATTACAAGGATGTATCCACCGGAGCAGATTTTAACAAGGGAgcaaccttataaatgcttggacaGTGGAGAGCTATACAGTCCTGGCTCGCTCCTTATTGCCAGTCTGAATCCACGTGGTCAAACACACACAGGTGACCAGCTGTATAAATGGTCAAACAATGAAACCAGCTACAGCCATTGTTCCTTCCTCATTGCAAATATGAATCCTCAAGACAGGATAATTACCAGGGACCCATCCTATAAATGCTCAGGTTGCAAAGACAGTCACAATCATAGCCCTCTCCTTATACCCAGTGTGGATGCTCAGGAGGACATCCTTGAAAGATGCCAGTCATATCAGTGCCTCAGTGGCAATGGAAGTTATGGTGATACCTCAGTCGTTATAACAGCCGGGAGCTCCTTCCAAGAAGAGAAAGTGTTTAAATGCTCTGAGTGCGGAAAGAGCTTCAAATGGAGATCTCACTTTATTCGGCacaagagaatccacacaggtgaaAAACCGTATCATTGTgcagaatgtgggaaaagcttcaaccGGAGATCGCACCTTGTTAGGCATGGGAGAACTCACGTGGGGTTGAAACAGTACCTTCATGCTGGGGAAGAGGCCTCAGTGGAGGATCTGTTACATGCAAGTGAATCCAGACAGGAGAGTGATCATATGAATACACCGTCCAAAGGAGGAGTGCCCGTTGTGGCTCACACTGTATTACACACCAGAGAATTTGTACAGGAGACAGATCTTGTGACAGTTCAGTGA